A region of Beijerinckia sp. 28-YEA-48 DNA encodes the following proteins:
- a CDS encoding tripartite tricarboxylate transporter substrate-binding protein, with product MAIWRNSIAFACGLTAAATFTAAAQESTQDVENFYRGKSVQIIVGSSAGGGYDTYARLIARHMGKHVPGNPGFIVANMPGAGGNVAANNLYNVAAKDGTVIGAFQSGVILEPLLGLTPVKHDPSKFHYLGSANDDVYICIARADSPVQTFADVLKNDLIIAASGSSSTSDYPAVLNTVLGSKFKIVLGYPGSREISLAIERGEAQGACGLAWPSIAVTQPGWFDTGRMKVILQTHAVGYPELNAKGIPLAASFAKTDDEKAILALFFSQSRFGRPYVLAPEVPAPRVAALRKAFAETMIDADFKGEAAKARLDVDAVPGADVQALVSKVYASPPEIIARTKQAIHGK from the coding sequence TTGGCGATCTGGCGCAATTCTATTGCTTTTGCCTGCGGCTTGACGGCTGCCGCGACCTTTACTGCTGCGGCGCAAGAATCCACACAGGATGTTGAGAATTTCTATCGGGGCAAAAGTGTCCAGATCATTGTCGGGTCTTCGGCAGGGGGCGGCTACGATACCTATGCCCGGCTGATCGCCCGCCACATGGGCAAGCACGTGCCCGGCAATCCAGGCTTCATCGTCGCCAATATGCCAGGGGCCGGCGGCAATGTCGCCGCCAACAATCTCTATAATGTCGCGGCCAAGGATGGCACGGTGATTGGCGCATTCCAATCGGGCGTCATTCTCGAGCCGCTTCTGGGCCTGACGCCGGTGAAGCATGATCCGAGCAAGTTTCATTATCTCGGCAGCGCCAATGACGACGTCTATATCTGCATCGCGCGCGCTGATTCGCCGGTGCAGACCTTCGCCGATGTGTTGAAGAACGATCTGATTATCGCGGCGAGCGGTTCGAGTTCGACCTCGGACTATCCAGCGGTGTTGAACACGGTGCTTGGGAGCAAGTTCAAGATCGTTCTGGGCTATCCGGGCAGCCGTGAGATTTCGCTCGCCATCGAGCGCGGCGAAGCGCAAGGCGCCTGCGGCCTCGCCTGGCCGTCGATCGCGGTGACACAGCCCGGCTGGTTCGACACCGGCCGCATGAAGGTGATTTTGCAGACCCACGCGGTGGGTTATCCGGAATTGAACGCCAAAGGCATTCCGCTCGCCGCCTCATTTGCCAAGACCGACGACGAGAAGGCCATTCTCGCCCTGTTCTTCAGTCAGTCGCGGTTTGGCCGTCCCTATGTGCTGGCGCCGGAGGTTCCGGCACCGCGCGTCGCGGCGCTGCGCAAGGCGTTTGCCGAGACGATGATCGATGCGGATTTCAAGGGTGAAGCAGCCAAGGCCCGGCTCGATGTCGATGCTGTGCCCGGCGCTGACGTCCAGGCCCTTGTCAGCAAGGTCTATGCCTCGCCACCGGAAATTATCGCGCGGACAAAACAGGCGATCCACGGTAAATAG
- a CDS encoding aspartate aminotransferase family protein, with amino-acid sequence MTSAATTVPNDLEAFWMPFTANRSFKKAPRMLVRAKDMHYWSGDGRKLIDGAAGLWCVNAGHSREPIVKAIQDQAAEMDFSPPFQFGNPKAFQLATRVAAMAPADLDHVFFTNSGSEAVDTALKIAIAFQNVSGQGARQRLIGRVRGYHGVGFGGIAVGGMVPNRKMFGSALPAVDHLPATYNRTEQAFSRGEPEWGGHLADELENIVGLHDASTIAAVIVEPMAGSTGVLAAPKGYLQKLRQICDKYGILLIFDEVITGFGRLSAPFAAERYGVVPDMICFAKGVTSGTVPMGGVIVRRGIYEAFMKGPEHAVELFHGYTYSAHPLACAAGLATLDVYEREDLFGNAKRLEDKWADAVHSLKGLPNVVDIRTIGIVGAIDLAPKPDAPGKRGFEAMDETFHRQDVLIRIAGDSIVLSPPLMLNENNIDEIIDKVGKAIKAIA; translated from the coding sequence ATGACGAGTGCAGCGACAACCGTACCCAATGATCTTGAAGCTTTCTGGATGCCGTTCACGGCCAACAGATCGTTCAAGAAGGCGCCGCGCATGTTGGTGCGCGCCAAGGACATGCACTACTGGTCCGGCGATGGTCGCAAGCTGATCGATGGTGCTGCGGGCCTGTGGTGCGTCAACGCCGGCCATTCGCGCGAGCCCATCGTCAAGGCGATCCAGGACCAGGCGGCGGAGATGGATTTCTCGCCGCCGTTCCAGTTCGGCAATCCGAAAGCCTTCCAACTGGCGACGCGCGTCGCCGCCATGGCGCCTGCTGATCTCGATCATGTCTTCTTCACCAATTCCGGCTCGGAAGCGGTCGACACGGCGCTGAAGATCGCCATCGCTTTTCAAAATGTCAGCGGCCAGGGCGCGCGCCAACGCCTGATCGGCCGCGTGCGCGGCTATCATGGCGTCGGCTTCGGCGGCATCGCCGTTGGCGGCATGGTGCCGAACCGCAAGATGTTTGGCTCGGCCCTGCCGGCCGTCGATCATCTGCCGGCCACTTACAATCGCACCGAACAGGCGTTTTCGCGCGGCGAGCCGGAATGGGGTGGCCATCTCGCCGACGAACTCGAGAACATCGTCGGATTGCACGATGCCTCGACCATCGCCGCCGTCATTGTTGAGCCGATGGCTGGCTCCACCGGCGTGCTGGCCGCGCCCAAGGGCTATCTGCAGAAGCTGCGGCAGATCTGCGATAAATACGGCATTCTGCTGATCTTCGATGAAGTCATCACCGGCTTTGGCCGTCTCAGCGCGCCGTTCGCGGCCGAACGTTATGGCGTCGTGCCGGACATGATCTGTTTCGCCAAGGGCGTCACGTCAGGCACCGTGCCGATGGGCGGTGTGATCGTCCGGCGCGGCATCTACGAGGCCTTCATGAAAGGCCCGGAACATGCGGTCGAACTGTTCCACGGCTACACCTATTCGGCGCATCCATTGGCCTGCGCCGCCGGCCTGGCGACACTCGACGTCTATGAGAGGGAAGATCTGTTCGGCAATGCCAAGCGCCTTGAGGACAAATGGGCCGATGCGGTGCATTCGCTGAAAGGCCTGCCCAATGTCGTCGACATCCGCACCATCGGCATTGTTGGCGCCATCGATCTGGCGCCCAAGCCCGATGCACCGGGCAAGCGCGGTTTTGAAGCGATGGACGAAACCTTCCATCGCCAGGACGTGCTGATCCGCATCGCTGGGGATTCGATCGTCCTGTCGCCGCCGTTGATGCTCAACGAGAACAACATCGACGAAATCATCGATAAGGTCGGCAAGGCGATCAAGGCGATCGCTTGA
- a CDS encoding tripartite tricarboxylate transporter substrate binding protein, whose protein sequence is MKRRGFLAAAALFIAAGGAMAQDAYPSRPVTWVVPYAAGAPADIAFRKVAEGMTGPLGATIVVMNRPGAAATIGTTEVAKAKPDGYTILATLNDPLVSLVALMDPLPYDPAKDFTFVTKLTQSKAAMIAGPHIKARTLRELIDEAKAMPNGMSYGSFGVGSFPHIIMEALGRRTGANFVNVNYRGSPQAIQELLSGQIGVTFGAAAAMQYIKEGKIKLIAQLGEDRGLLSDVPTFSESGFNDVLLTTPLWSGLVAPAGTPRAAVDKLVAAAKISLERKDVQDFLVAIAFERVGNAPEEFAAQWRKEYDTIPAAIRSLGITAN, encoded by the coding sequence ATGAAACGTCGAGGTTTCCTCGCTGCCGCTGCACTCTTCATCGCGGCAGGCGGTGCGATGGCGCAGGACGCCTATCCGTCGCGTCCGGTCACCTGGGTGGTGCCCTATGCCGCTGGCGCGCCAGCCGACATCGCCTTTCGCAAGGTCGCCGAGGGCATGACAGGGCCGCTGGGCGCCACCATCGTGGTGATGAATCGTCCCGGCGCCGCCGCGACCATCGGCACCACTGAAGTCGCGAAAGCCAAGCCCGATGGCTACACCATTCTGGCGACGCTGAACGATCCCTTGGTCTCGCTCGTCGCGCTGATGGACCCTTTGCCGTATGATCCGGCGAAGGATTTCACCTTCGTCACCAAGCTCACTCAGAGCAAGGCGGCGATGATCGCCGGGCCTCATATCAAGGCGCGCACCTTGCGTGAATTGATCGATGAGGCGAAGGCGATGCCGAACGGCATGTCCTATGGCTCGTTCGGTGTCGGCTCCTTTCCCCATATCATCATGGAGGCGCTGGGGCGACGCACTGGCGCGAACTTCGTCAACGTCAATTATCGTGGCAGCCCGCAGGCGATCCAGGAATTGCTGAGCGGCCAGATCGGCGTCACCTTCGGCGCGGCGGCGGCCATGCAATATATCAAGGAAGGCAAGATCAAGCTGATCGCCCAGCTCGGCGAGGATCGTGGCCTGCTGAGCGACGTGCCGACCTTCTCCGAATCCGGCTTCAACGACGTGCTGCTGACCACGCCGCTGTGGTCGGGTCTCGTGGCGCCCGCTGGCACGCCGCGCGCCGCCGTCGACAAACTCGTCGCCGCCGCCAAGATTTCGCTCGAACGCAAGGACGTGCAGGATTTTCTCGTCGCCATCGCTTTTGAGCGTGTCGGCAATGCGCCTGAGGAATTTGCCGCCCAGTGGCGCAAGGAATATGACACCATACCCGCTGCCATCCGGAGCTTGGGCATCACCGCGAATTGA
- a CDS encoding catalase, whose amino-acid sequence MSKKKLTTTAGAPVADNQNSLTAGPSGPVLMQDWQLVEKLAHQNRERIPERVVHAKGWGAFGTFTITNDISKYTRAKVFSEVGKKTDMLARFSTVAGEQGAADAERDVRGFALKFYTEEGNWDLVGNNTPVFFVRDPLKFPDFIHTQKRHPRTNMRSPTAMWDFWSLSPESLHQVTTLFSDRGLPVAPMFMNGYGSHTYSFWNKDGERFWIKFHFKTRQGHRHYTNAEAARIIGQSRETYQEHLFGTIERGEFPSWDVKIQVMPELDADKHWYNPFDLTKVWPHGDYPLIDVGVMELNRNAENYFAEIEQAAFSPSNVVPGIGFSPDKMLQARVFSYADAHRYRLGTHYEALPVNAPRTPVHNYNKDGAMRFFKNDSGNPDAYYEPNSFDGPVEDPSVKEPPLRISGDADRWNHRDGNDDYRQPRALFELFNAEQKQRLFANIAGSMGGVPREIVERQLAHFEKVHPDYAAGVRRALGLELVAAK is encoded by the coding sequence ATGTCCAAGAAAAAACTGACCACGACCGCTGGCGCGCCCGTGGCTGACAATCAGAATTCGCTCACCGCCGGTCCCAGCGGCCCCGTGCTGATGCAGGATTGGCAGCTGGTGGAGAAACTTGCCCACCAGAACCGCGAGCGCATCCCCGAGCGCGTCGTCCACGCCAAGGGCTGGGGCGCTTTCGGCACGTTCACCATCACCAACGACATCTCGAAATACACCCGCGCCAAGGTTTTCTCCGAGGTCGGCAAGAAAACCGACATGCTGGCGCGCTTCTCGACGGTTGCCGGCGAACAGGGCGCCGCCGATGCCGAGCGCGATGTGCGCGGCTTCGCGCTGAAATTCTACACGGAAGAAGGCAATTGGGATCTGGTCGGCAACAACACGCCGGTCTTCTTCGTCCGCGATCCGCTGAAATTCCCCGACTTCATCCACACGCAGAAGCGCCATCCGCGCACCAATATGCGGTCGCCGACCGCCATGTGGGACTTCTGGTCGCTGTCGCCCGAAAGCCTGCATCAGGTGACGACCCTGTTCTCCGATCGCGGCCTGCCGGTCGCGCCGATGTTCATGAACGGCTACGGCTCGCACACCTATTCGTTCTGGAACAAGGACGGCGAGCGGTTCTGGATCAAATTCCATTTCAAGACGCGTCAGGGCCACCGCCACTATACCAATGCGGAAGCAGCCCGGATTATCGGCCAATCGCGCGAGACCTATCAGGAACATCTGTTCGGTACGATCGAGCGTGGCGAGTTTCCGTCCTGGGACGTCAAGATCCAGGTCATGCCGGAACTCGATGCCGACAAGCATTGGTACAATCCCTTCGACCTCACCAAGGTCTGGCCGCATGGCGACTATCCGCTGATCGATGTCGGCGTGATGGAATTGAATCGCAATGCCGAGAACTATTTCGCCGAGATCGAACAGGCGGCCTTCTCGCCGTCGAATGTCGTGCCCGGCATCGGCTTCTCACCGGACAAGATGCTGCAGGCGCGCGTCTTCTCCTATGCCGATGCGCATCGCTATCGCCTCGGCACGCATTATGAAGCCTTGCCGGTCAACGCGCCGCGCACGCCCGTCCATAACTACAACAAGGACGGTGCGATGCGTTTCTTCAAGAACGACAGCGGCAATCCCGATGCCTATTACGAGCCCAACTCCTTCGACGGCCCGGTCGAGGATCCGTCGGTGAAGGAGCCGCCGCTGCGCATTTCCGGCGATGCCGATCGCTGGAACCATCGCGACGGCAATGACGACTATCGCCAGCCGCGCGCCCTGTTTGAACTGTTTAATGCTGAGCAGAAACAACGACTGTTCGCCAATATCGCCGGCTCGATGGGCGGCGTGCCGCGAGAGATCGTCGAGCGCCAGCTCGCCCATTTCGAGAAAGTTCATCCCGACTATGCGGCGGGCGTGCGCCGCGCGCTGGGTCTCGAACTCGTCGCGGCGAAGTAG
- a CDS encoding RidA family protein, which produces MPKFINPPTVMKPTAGFSQGVIHGANARRLILSGQVGTKIDGTLQEGIKAQTEQVFDNIYALIEAAGMKPTDLVKIVTYTTVPEEIGAIREVRQRRLNGHEPASTFVVVPRLANPNYLIEIEGEAISEA; this is translated from the coding sequence ATGCCGAAATTCATCAATCCGCCGACCGTCATGAAGCCGACCGCCGGCTTTTCCCAAGGTGTCATTCATGGCGCCAACGCGCGTCGGCTGATCCTGTCCGGTCAGGTCGGCACGAAAATCGACGGCACCTTGCAGGAGGGCATCAAGGCGCAAACCGAACAGGTGTTCGACAATATCTATGCGCTGATCGAGGCCGCCGGCATGAAGCCGACCGATCTCGTCAAGATCGTCACTTACACGACGGTGCCGGAGGAAATCGGCGCCATTCGCGAAGTTCGCCAGCGCCGGCTCAATGGCCATGAACCGGCGAGCACCTTCGTCGTCGTGCCGCGTCTGGCCAATCCGAACTATCTGATCGAAATCGAAGGCGAGGCGATCAGCGAGGCATGA